The Nicotiana tomentosiformis chromosome 2, ASM39032v3, whole genome shotgun sequence genome includes the window tgtaAAGAAACTTTATGTTCCATATTTAGTAGTTGTTGGTTGAGTTGCCATTAATTcaataagtgttaggcttacctaatccttaagactaggtgccatcacgatattctATGTAGGAAAATGGGGTCAtgacaagatggtatcagagctctaggttcatgggtgctacgagtcataagcgagtgttttagagtcttgcggatcggtacggagacgtctgtacttatcttcgagagtctacgaaactattaggacagtttcacttctttcattcatatcgtgcgagtttattgatctcggagtttgagcatttgtcattctattttctcacagattaTGGGAACATAAGCTGCAGTTACTGATGGTGCTGCCCCCAGAGCCGGTATTTCTAGGGGCTGAGGCAGAGGCATaggccgaggaggagcacgtgctacagctagagcactTGTTAGAGCAACAGTTGAGGTACCGCTAGTAGCTCTTGTTAGGGGACAGGTACCGGGGGAGCATGTTGTTACCccgggacttcaggagactttagcacagttcctaagcATGTTTGGAATATTGGCTGAGGCAGGGTTAGTTCCGGTTGTACTAGCTACTTCGCAGACCaggggaggagcttagactcccgCCGTCTATACTCCAGATCAGCGAGTCCACGTTGGtaaggttccaggtgtcatgccgACACAGCATGTTGTtgcagttcagcccgtggttagggcagttgtcatgacccaaaaatgaccATCATGATgatgcctatcgtggaactaggcaagccacaactcgACAATTTCAACAAAGTAAAACACTCTTTTAGAAATAACAGCGGAACAATTTATATTAAAGGAAAAGCCATTTTAAAATAGAATTTAACCAAGATACggtacaatccatcccaaaactggggtatcactaagtacatgagcgtctaaaaccAATATACAGTCCACAACAGTATCTAGAGAATAAAACTGAAAGTGCAGATAGAATAAGGAAGGTAAATCAAGGCCCCGCGAACACCatgcagctacctcaatagttcCCGAACTCTGATGCCTCAATCAGCAGCCGCCGCCATGACCAGGaacgcctggatctgcacacaaggtgcagggagtaacgtgagtacatctaactcagtaagtaataagttCAAACTttgaactgaaaggtagtgacgaactcaactggTACAGATAAAATGGAAATAACTGTGCAGAAACGTAAGCATGCTCTCAAATCACATAGGCAATTCAAACAGTAAAGTAAAGCAGATCCGAACAGTGTAATGAATATAACTTtgttatctctacatgccaatgcatatACTGTAAGTGATGCACCATGCAGACAGCCTcaagtgctcacactctcaatatctcaaccactcggtattgtatatggcccacatgacccagggaagatccatcccagaacatatacaacactgaccatatgtcacccagtaccgaggaaaggCCAATCAAGCcatgtggagaagatccatcttcaggtatcaagtacttcggataggatccatgtccagggaagttCCATCCCTTAATAATATCattcgcgctcactgggggtgtgttacaaactccggaggggctactacagcccaagcgctatcataaaattagtataaccgttgcggcgtgcagtccgatcccataactgtcactcataatcaggttctcaacttcactcagtcatcactctCTCTAGTcttactcacgggctcacaataacATGAAAACTAacccgaaacaatgatatgatgtatccgTAAATAACAACTTAGATTGAGATaggatatgaaatgcatgaacatgactgagtacataatatcaattaaatcagtgagatgacagcaagaaacgaccactaggggtcccaacagttccggcataaagcctaaacataatatctagcgtgattgacagctcaattactttatcataagatgaaaacacggatatcaataaAATAAAGTCACTATACAGTACCATGGAATCAACCATGCCATAATTCTCACagtgcacgctcgcacgcccgtcacttggcatatGCGTCATCTCAATACCAATCGTAAAGCACATAgtttggggtttcgaaccctcagaaccaagtttgaaagtgttacttacctcaactacgcaaaatcctactctgaaattCCTTTGCACCTCAAATCAGTCTctaaatgccccgaatctagccacaaacagtacgatATAATCagtataggctaaagggatcaattccaccagaaaactactaaattataacccaaatccgaaatcggGTCAAACCCggccccaggcccacgtctcaaaatccgataaaagtaacaaaacccgaaagcccattcactcacgagtctaaccatactaaattcatcaaaatccgacatcatctggtcctccaaatccccaaaatccactctccaattctcaagccctaaactcccaaatttcacttcaaaatctcactaattGGGTGGGGAAATCAATGGGGAATCAAGATTTATgataaaaaatgagtacaagaagcttacctcaataatcccctcgaaaatcttctccaaaatcgcctaagtccgagtctcaaatggtgaaataagactaaaattgcgaacccttgattttaaaccttctgcccagacttttcgcatctgcagacccattgtcgcatctgcgacgccgcacctgcaaaacattcatcgcaggtgcggattccacttaaaaTCCCAGATTCCACTCCTGCAGCTacaagaccgcatctgcgcctatcgcaggtgcggaaacccatcgcacctgcggcaaaaactcgcacctgcgcctagctgcccgcttttgcgaccatcgcaggtgcgggaaaatcttTGCACCTGCAGCTTCTGCTCAATTCaaccttggccgcttctgcggtcccatcCTTGCTTCTACTAGCTCTCACCTGCGGTTTTcactccgcatgtgcgattacaccagcaacaaCAACACTTCAGCTGCCCCTttcaaatccaaaaccaagttcgaaaccttccgaattccacccgaggcccccgggacctcaaccaaacatgacgacaagtcatataacccaatacgaacttagttgaaccttcgaatcactcaaaacaacatcacaacactgattacacccggattcaagcttaaagaacttctaaacttccgaattccgcAAACGACAcggaaacctaccaaaccacgtccgattgacctcaaattttgtacacaagtcctaaatgaccccacaaacctactccaaatccTGGAAatcaaatccgaccccgatatcaaaatttccactaccggccaaaattgccaaaatttcaactttctccaattcaagcctaattctattacaaacctccaaatcacatttcagaCGTGCTCTTAAGTCCAGAATCACCTAACCAAGCTAACAGACccattaaaattcaaatccgaggtcgtttacatataaggcAACATCCGGTCAACGTTTCCAACCTaaactttcaattaagagactaagtatctcaattcactctgaaataaCTCCGGGcctgaaccaaccaacccggtaaaaCATATAACAGCTGTAGAGAATAAAAGAAGCATAAAATGGGAAAATAggtctataactctcgaaacaaccggccgggtcgttacagcagCAGCCTCGGAGgaggaacaacttagacttgcgagGTTTAAGAAGTATtgccctcctaccttcagtggtttggcttcagaagaTGCACATaattttctagaggagtgccatcgcattctccacactatggatattgtggagacgagtgggttGCTTTTGCTACATTCCAGTTTAAGGGAgcgacatatcagtggtggcgagcgtacgagttgggtagcccggccgataCAACTTCACCttcatggactcagttttcagagatgttcttgagagattttgttcctcagacccttcgggatgcatggcgcatggagtttgagcagctgcgcttgGGCAGTatgtcagtgttagagtatgccattagatttagtgatttgtccagacatgcaactgctttggtttctacagtcagagagcgagtctgcagGTTTATTAAAGGGCTCAGTCATGGTAtccgattcagcatggctcgggaatTGGAGATGGATGTTTTGTTCCAACAGATGGTAGAGATTGCTCGCAgattagagggcatgtgggatcaggacaGAGAGGTCGGTGAGACTAAGAAGCCTCATGGAACGGGAGGATATACTAGTCCCTACTTTGGAGGCAAGGTAcgccatggtagaggttttgtgggttaggaagttcagtttgcacttcaggcttcgcgcGGTGCTTCAGATATCCATGGGTCTCAGAGATCCCGTACCGGACAGCTTCTGCAGCCACGCCAGCGGAGGGGTTGCTTTGAGCGTGGAGATACCaaccacatggtgagagattgtcccagactccggaTAGATATGTCGCAGCGGGGTATtcaggcgggtagagggtgcccaagaggggAGGCCCGACCTGTTGATATGCTTTCTATGGTGGGGCTGAGACCACTGCACCTGATGATGTAgttacaggtatggtttcgatttgttatagaggagcattaTTCGTATTTTAATTTAGTTCTGCTTATCGGGTGAGTCCTCTTATCTTGCTTCACGTATAGGTGAGTTTCATAATTTTGttctctacttatgtgtttatccttgttgggatattctatagtggtagcatgtgtctatcattttgttttgttcattattgagagctatgatattagaagtgactttctattactcattaCGGTAAGTTCTGATATGATTTTTGGATGGTTGGGCTAtaatttgtgatttagatgctctaccggtgTGGGAGTTCAGTATGTGTTGTAATTTTGTTAgcggaattgaattagtggaagttTTCGATTGGTATGATGAGTATACTACTtatgattcagagctgaggatggggTCCTCACATTTTCATGAggtttgatatgtttaaaccaggCTACGTACCATGGTGGAAGtaatatcaggatgagatccttgtgtttaattcatgttttttaattctcccttgtgaaattgattcgtagtatggtactgatagggagttgtgtctgtcagacttgtttgatagttttttcatgtgtttctctttgcataATTAGTGAGTTTTAGCTTACGATGTATGTACccgggtggcgttaaatgtgactggATGAATCAGGTgaataattatgaggtattcatgtTCTTACATCattgtcagtattgtgaaggtcTGGAACGAGGCGTAAACTGAGATGAGTTTAATTGCTGGTGCTGTAGTTAATTATGGGCAGCTATTATGGCCAAAGTTATtattatgggcatatgtgtgatgtatTACGTTGCGTGGTTGTACCGTGTGGGTGTAGGCACGATTTGTTACAGCTGGTTGGGGTTGATATCATGTGTTGATGTGGGAAACAATTTCTTTTGGAAATGATTAGATGGTAAGAAGTTTGATTATAAGGTTTATCAGTGTGGATGGAAGAAATAATGTTCCATTGAGATGGTCTTGTCGGGCTTATATCgattagggtgacatgggatcacccgcgAGTAATGTGTGGTGAGTACAATCAGTGATTTGATGACCTCGAGACTAGGACTATTCAAAATCAAACCGTAATCATTAACTGAATCGAAAAAATtacttattggcttattggtattggATTTTCGGGGTAACGGTTGATGAAcaaattgagattttataattaacggatAAACCGTTAAtccattaaaaaaaattatatttatatttttacccctatgtatataaagtaatttttgAAACCCTAAGGTACTTTTGGGAACTTCAAGGTACTCTTTCTTGAATTACCAACTATTGTTTCCCCTTTCATTTGCAGTCGAAATATGTTTTGTTTACAATATATTGAAATCCATGTACTCAAAATAATGTATGTTAAGAAGTGACGTGCatctcttctttcttcttctattGTTGGTATACATATTCCTTGATTGTACGGTTGTCCTGAAGAGTAATGGATAAAAGGAACTTCCTTTTAAGTTTTTTAATATAGCAGTAGTAATTAAAATCTGACAACTTACAGGAAAATATTCTTAGCTATGCAACAAAAAGAACTAGGGTTCAAAAAATTTCTATTTGATTTAGCTGATAAACCGCCTGATAACCGCCCGTTAATCATTAATCagataccaatccgcccgttaATCGTTAATCAGATACCAATCTGTCCGttatcttattggatggctagcagATTACTACATTTTTaatccgataaccgataagcctaATCATTAAGCGTAATAATCCGCCTAATCCGCCCGGTAAGCACCTCTACTCGGGAcagttcttggcacattcgaggatggacgtttgtttaagaggggagaatataatgacccgaccagttattttaAGAATTAGCATTTCGTTCGGTGGTTTAAGGCCTCGAGCAGCTTTgtatcatgtattatgacttgcgtgtgtggtcgagttcggttttcggatgatttgggattgatttggagAGCAATTCTTGTTTTAGATGCTTAAGTGAAAAAAGTTGattgtagtttgacttttgtgtagacggtacagaatggtgttttgatgattccaatagcttcgtataatgattttggacttaggggtatcttcgaatttagatttggaggttcgtagttgaTTTGGtgtattttggcaaaagttgaaaagttgaaggtgtagaaggttgagaggtttgaccgagagttcaATTTATTGATATCAGGTTTAGATTGTGATTCCAGAGttgaaatagctttgttatgtcatttgggacttacatacaaaatttaacatcattccgagttgatttgatatgattcggtgcGAGtcatagaagttgaaagttcataagttc containing:
- the LOC138904410 gene encoding uncharacterized protein, producing the protein MFLRDFVPQTLRDAWRMEFEQLRLGSMSVLEYAIRFSDLSRHATALVSTVRERVCRFIKGLSHGIRFSMARELEMDVLFQQMVEIARRLEGMWDQDREVGETKKPHGTGGYTSPYFGGKVRHGRGFVG